One genomic segment of Aquipluma nitroreducens includes these proteins:
- the yccS gene encoding YccS family putative transporter, with the protein MAKGKDYHFFSKLGISVKNKAWYEPARRAFWSDPNRLMAVKAIFAIALLAVPFMLAGKPVFAVTLALGAVAGALSETDDHPKGRIKSLALKVFSFGVSSMAVQLLYNYPVLLGIGLAVSTIFFLIVGGLGERYRGVTFGAILVGIYAMIGVPNSPIWYLQPLLLSSGALFYGLLSLGLLFLHPWRLLDEQLARGFVTLSNYMNEKARLFPSDKKIQGEIRNRLALLNVQVVEALDRCKEVLNSYSNALKDDTPLIPYLRYFMLLQSLHERAASSHERYDVLSEDPANQQLMEGIGQLLKQLAEATKKLSYSLLTGIPYRHPVSLAWTVNALNDQLEKYGTESNQQLSLLITNLSRSNTSLQNLNDEHQRSLTPRLAKDDRSLLQRLTDQLHWDNPRLRHAIRLSLCFLIGFTIARVFDLSKGEWIVLTSLFVCQPSYSQTRRKLEQRILGTLTGVVAAVVLISLLPTLAGQSLLMLFAAYQFFIWMKRNYSVSVIFITIFVLSAFNLTANQGVALMLPRLADTLIGSALALFTVRFLWPDWQYKRLPSLLSDTLLKNLGYFRAVLNEYESGETDDDFGYRLARREAHRADNALALAWQDMQVEPKKQQQFMEKAFTLTYLNHALLSYISALGAHRGQERTSDSQLLIFSAEITKALQQAIQKLTQEKNQNPALIKNMLKEIRLHIDQSEKTIEKQQFILLYNIAEVSGQLLKQIEIFRLDER; encoded by the coding sequence ATGGCTAAAGGCAAAGACTATCATTTTTTTTCCAAATTAGGAATCTCTGTAAAAAATAAAGCATGGTACGAGCCTGCAAGGCGTGCCTTTTGGTCCGACCCGAACCGGCTGATGGCTGTTAAAGCAATTTTTGCCATTGCATTGCTGGCCGTTCCTTTTATGCTGGCCGGGAAACCCGTTTTTGCAGTTACACTGGCTCTGGGAGCTGTGGCCGGAGCATTGTCGGAAACCGACGACCATCCCAAAGGCCGTATTAAATCGCTTGCACTCAAAGTATTTAGCTTTGGTGTTTCCAGCATGGCAGTGCAATTGCTTTATAATTATCCGGTTCTTTTAGGAATTGGGTTGGCAGTGTCGACTATCTTCTTTTTGATTGTTGGAGGATTGGGAGAACGTTACCGCGGAGTTACTTTCGGGGCCATACTGGTTGGTATTTATGCCATGATTGGTGTTCCAAATAGTCCGATCTGGTACTTGCAACCGTTGTTACTTTCTTCCGGAGCTTTGTTTTATGGGTTATTGTCGCTGGGATTGTTGTTTCTCCATCCCTGGCGTCTGCTCGACGAGCAACTGGCTCGCGGATTTGTTACACTTTCGAACTACATGAATGAAAAAGCCCGCTTGTTCCCGAGCGACAAAAAGATACAAGGTGAAATCCGAAACAGGCTGGCATTACTCAACGTGCAGGTTGTTGAAGCGCTTGACCGCTGCAAGGAAGTGCTGAACAGTTACAGCAATGCGCTGAAAGACGATACTCCGCTGATTCCTTACCTTCGCTATTTTATGCTTTTACAGAGTTTGCACGAACGGGCGGCTTCGAGCCACGAACGTTACGACGTGCTTAGTGAAGATCCGGCGAACCAACAACTCATGGAAGGAATCGGGCAACTGCTGAAACAACTAGCCGAAGCAACTAAAAAACTATCGTACAGTTTGCTGACAGGAATTCCATATCGTCATCCGGTTTCGCTGGCATGGACGGTTAATGCGCTAAACGATCAACTGGAGAAATACGGAACTGAAAGCAACCAACAACTTTCGCTACTCATCACAAACCTTTCACGATCAAATACTTCGCTGCAAAACCTGAACGACGAACACCAGCGAAGCCTGACTCCGAGGTTGGCAAAAGACGACCGCTCGTTGTTGCAACGGTTAACCGATCAGCTTCATTGGGACAATCCGCGACTGAGACATGCCATTCGGTTAAGCTTGTGTTTCCTGATTGGATTTACAATTGCCCGGGTTTTCGATTTGTCGAAAGGGGAATGGATTGTACTGACCAGTTTGTTTGTTTGCCAGCCAAGTTATAGCCAGACACGCCGCAAACTCGAACAGCGCATCCTGGGAACCCTTACCGGCGTGGTGGCTGCGGTTGTCCTGATCAGCTTATTGCCCACGTTGGCCGGACAATCGTTGTTGATGCTGTTCGCTGCCTACCAATTCTTTATCTGGATGAAGCGAAACTATTCGGTTTCGGTTATTTTCATTACCATTTTTGTATTGAGTGCCTTTAATCTGACGGCCAACCAAGGGGTTGCACTCATGCTCCCACGCCTGGCCGACACCTTGATTGGATCGGCTTTGGCACTTTTTACGGTGAGGTTTTTATGGCCCGACTGGCAATACAAGCGTTTACCTTCATTACTTTCAGATACGCTCCTAAAGAATCTGGGGTACTTCCGGGCCGTTTTAAACGAGTACGAATCGGGTGAAACCGATGACGATTTTGGGTACCGGCTTGCACGGCGAGAGGCCCATCGTGCAGACAATGCTTTGGCTTTAGCCTGGCAGGATATGCAAGTTGAACCGAAAAAGCAACAGCAATTTATGGAAAAGGCATTTACCTTAACTTATCTAAATCATGCTTTACTTTCCTACATTTCGGCTTTGGGGGCACACCGTGGGCAGGAACGGACTAGCGACTCCCAGTTGCTGATATTTTCTGCCGAGATTACGAAAGCCTTGCAGCAAGCCATTCAAAAGCTAACGCAAGAGAAAAACCAAAATCCGGCGCTCATCAAAAACATGTTAAAGGAAATCCGTTTGCACATCGATCAATCTGAAAAAACAATTGAAAAACAACAATTTATACTTCTCTATAACATTGCTGAAGTAAGCGGACAATTGCTCAAACAGATAGAAATCTTCAGGTTAGATGAAAGGTAG
- a CDS encoding AraC family transcriptional regulator, translated as MKIMHEQVSFAPRTMLKVKWDEFPHFTYPWHFHSEFEIVYVLKSSGRRFVADSVEPFQEGDITLMGSYLPHFWKSDVPGEAENASHVNAIVVQFHKDFFRDEINSYPEFHSINELLKRAARGIHFNKTSGEKIGRMLKRLLKLNGLERMLYFIKLMDTMSRTENYRILASKAYLLEEHKELNNRLDKIMHFINTNYQRKITQEEVATKIGMTTAAFCRYFKEKTGKGFIFFVNEMRIGYACKLLIENHLSISQICFECGFNNISNFNRMFKRQTGYTPGEYQQQFIKATV; from the coding sequence ATGAAAATCATGCACGAACAGGTGAGCTTTGCCCCGCGCACCATGCTGAAGGTCAAGTGGGACGAGTTTCCGCACTTTACCTACCCCTGGCATTTTCACAGCGAATTTGAGATTGTTTATGTACTGAAAAGTTCAGGAAGAAGATTTGTGGCCGACAGCGTGGAACCCTTTCAGGAAGGCGACATTACGCTGATGGGCAGTTATCTTCCGCATTTCTGGAAAAGTGATGTTCCGGGCGAAGCGGAGAATGCAAGCCATGTAAACGCAATTGTTGTTCAGTTTCACAAAGACTTTTTTAGGGACGAAATCAATTCGTATCCTGAATTTCATAGCATTAATGAACTCCTGAAAAGAGCAGCCCGTGGAATTCACTTCAACAAAACTTCAGGAGAAAAAATTGGACGAATGCTAAAGCGACTCCTGAAATTGAATGGATTGGAACGAATGCTCTATTTCATCAAACTGATGGACACAATGTCCAGAACAGAGAATTACCGCATCCTGGCCAGTAAAGCGTATTTATTGGAAGAACACAAAGAACTGAACAACCGGCTCGACAAAATCATGCACTTTATTAACACCAACTACCAGCGAAAAATTACACAGGAGGAAGTTGCCACCAAAATTGGGATGACCACGGCAGCTTTTTGCCGTTATTTCAAGGAAAAAACGGGCAAAGGATTTATTTTCTTTGTAAATGAAATGCGCATTGGCTATGCCTGCAAACTTCTGATCGAAAACCACCTGTCGATATCGCAGATTTGCTTTGAGTGCGGATTCAACAACATTTCGAATTTTAACCGGATGTTCAAGCGACAAACCGGATATACGCCGGGCGAGTATCAGCAACAATTTATCAAAGCAACTGTTTAG